The following are from one region of the Prevotella communis genome:
- a CDS encoding TonB-dependent receptor translates to MHRSHKQSLVLAIALLFSAISFAQKGGHTLNVTVTEKGTRDAIIMATMQLQPIGAMAVTDVNGKATINNIPSGEYTLQISYVGFEPVNTRVKISKDLQMQFQMTPSSLSLREVQVVARQRESGASTANVIGRQAIDHLQATSLADVMQLIPGQLMDRPDLTAKQGLQLRTLQNNSTMAFGTSIVVDGVPMSNNGEIGQGAFSGTAFAGSDMRQISADNIEEVEVIRGIPSAEYGDLTSGLVVVHSKVGATPWQVKAKINPGLQNYSVGKGFSLDKAGIINASFDYAKAWGDPRQKTRSFDRYTANIGWGYDITPRWHADTKLRFMQAKDWTGQDPDAIQDGTENKSKTTTIGLNHNGRIRMDLPLMRSLKYTLGVTMTQTDTRNTSFVSVSSGLLPILTARETGYYSVPWVTSSYLATGITESRPGNIFFKMTDDFFWRSGKTVQSFKVGVDYHYDWNTGRGYYNADESLPYRPNSNGRPRAFDDIPGLHQLSAFVEDQFTYNINKVNRLRINFGLRFTSMQPFSDVATTALSPRLNAAFTVTKWLDIRGGIGLNSKTPGLMHLYPDKKYIDDLVGNFTMAATPAYYTHTEVYDVQRSKGLKNATTTKVEVGADIKLPGNRKLSILAYEDRTPNGFEAAADYFTYTYNLFDDTHMPTIGSDGQPDFSTGYAYQFTCFATTGQLANTDKTINRGVEYDFDLGEIKPLKTNLYFSGAWNETKTDWSTRMNTMSVPAALLTGTKYAGRNISPVRIVYPSGLDYTRLRRFVTTLRAVTHIPQLNMVASFTAQAIWHNSTWSYTADKNPIGWISSDLVYHDINSADYITFDGGQIATNDEKLQLKYSDNEPTESPTTWNLSARLTKEISKTGTLSLYVDNCLFYEPYLKGNKTSTLSQRNTGKFAFGAELSLKF, encoded by the coding sequence ATGCACAGAAGTCACAAACAGTCCCTAGTCCTGGCAATTGCCCTCCTTTTCTCTGCTATATCATTTGCTCAGAAAGGCGGACACACGCTGAATGTCACGGTCACTGAGAAAGGCACCCGCGATGCCATCATCATGGCCACCATGCAACTGCAGCCCATCGGGGCAATGGCCGTGACCGATGTTAATGGTAAGGCTACCATCAACAACATCCCGTCAGGTGAGTACACCCTGCAAATCAGTTATGTAGGTTTCGAACCAGTCAACACACGTGTAAAAATCAGCAAGGACCTGCAGATGCAGTTCCAGATGACACCCTCCTCCCTGTCGCTGCGTGAGGTGCAGGTAGTGGCGCGTCAACGTGAGAGTGGAGCCTCAACGGCCAATGTCATCGGTCGTCAGGCTATCGATCACCTGCAGGCCACGTCACTGGCTGATGTGATGCAACTGATTCCAGGACAGCTGATGGACCGTCCTGACCTCACTGCCAAACAGGGACTGCAACTGCGCACACTTCAGAATAACTCCACCATGGCCTTCGGTACCAGCATCGTTGTGGATGGTGTACCGATGTCCAATAATGGTGAGATAGGCCAGGGTGCCTTCTCTGGCACCGCCTTTGCCGGTTCTGATATGCGTCAGATTTCAGCCGATAACATTGAGGAGGTAGAGGTAATCCGTGGTATTCCCTCAGCCGAATACGGCGACCTGACCAGCGGACTCGTGGTGGTTCATTCCAAGGTTGGTGCCACGCCATGGCAGGTAAAAGCCAAGATTAATCCGGGCCTTCAGAACTATAGCGTAGGCAAGGGTTTCTCTCTTGACAAGGCAGGCATCATCAATGCCAGTTTCGACTATGCCAAGGCATGGGGCGACCCACGTCAGAAGACACGCTCTTTCGACCGTTACACCGCTAATATCGGATGGGGCTATGACATCACTCCCCGCTGGCATGCTGACACCAAACTGCGTTTCATGCAGGCCAAGGACTGGACTGGTCAGGACCCCGATGCCATTCAGGACGGTACTGAGAACAAGTCAAAGACTACCACCATTGGACTTAACCATAACGGACGTATCCGTATGGACCTGCCGTTGATGCGCTCTTTGAAATATACGCTTGGTGTCACCATGACGCAGACCGACACCCGCAACACCAGTTTTGTATCCGTCAGCAGTGGTTTGCTACCCATACTCACGGCTCGCGAGACTGGTTACTACTCAGTTCCATGGGTTACTTCATCCTATCTGGCAACGGGTATCACTGAGAGTCGTCCGGGAAATATCTTCTTTAAGATGACCGATGATTTCTTCTGGCGCAGTGGAAAGACCGTTCAGAGTTTCAAGGTGGGCGTTGACTATCACTACGACTGGAACACAGGCCGCGGCTATTACAATGCCGACGAGAGTCTGCCCTACCGTCCCAACAGCAATGGTCGTCCCCGAGCCTTCGATGACATCCCCGGCCTGCATCAGTTGTCAGCCTTTGTTGAAGACCAGTTCACCTATAATATAAATAAGGTAAACCGCCTGCGCATCAACTTCGGTCTGCGCTTCACGTCAATGCAGCCCTTCAGCGATGTGGCTACCACCGCCCTCTCGCCCCGTCTGAATGCTGCGTTCACCGTGACAAAATGGCTCGACATCCGCGGTGGTATCGGCCTCAACTCCAAGACGCCCGGACTGATGCACCTCTATCCCGACAAGAAATATATCGATGACCTCGTTGGCAATTTCACCATGGCAGCCACACCGGCTTACTACACGCATACCGAAGTCTATGACGTACAGCGCTCCAAGGGACTGAAGAACGCCACGACGACAAAGGTAGAAGTGGGTGCCGACATCAAACTGCCCGGCAACCGCAAGCTGAGCATCCTGGCTTACGAGGATCGTACGCCTAATGGTTTTGAGGCAGCCGCCGACTATTTCACCTATACCTACAATCTCTTCGACGATACCCATATGCCAACAATCGGAAGCGATGGTCAGCCTGATTTCTCTACTGGCTATGCCTATCAGTTCACCTGCTTCGCCACGACCGGTCAGTTGGCTAATACCGATAAGACCATCAACCGCGGTGTGGAGTACGACTTCGACCTTGGAGAGATCAAACCGCTGAAGACAAACCTCTATTTCAGTGGTGCATGGAACGAGACCAAGACCGACTGGAGCACACGCATGAACACTATGTCCGTGCCTGCTGCGCTGCTCACGGGTACAAAGTACGCCGGCCGTAACATTTCACCCGTACGTATAGTCTATCCTTCCGGTCTCGACTATACCCGCCTGCGCCGCTTTGTCACCACGTTGCGTGCCGTCACCCATATCCCACAACTAAATATGGTGGCTTCGTTCACGGCACAGGCTATCTGGCACAACTCTACATGGAGCTACACTGCCGACAAGAATCCTATCGGATGGATCAGCAGCGACCTTGTCTATCATGACATCAACTCTGCCGACTATATCACCTTCGACGGCGGGCAGATTGCCACCAACGATGAGAAGCTGCAGTTGAAATACTCAGACAACGAACCTACGGAGTCGCCTACCACCTGGAACCTCTCGGCCCGTCTGACAAAAGAAATCAGTAAGACGGGAACCCTCTCACTCTATGTGGACAACTGCCTGTTCTACGAGCCCTATCTGAAAGGCAATAAGACATCTACACTCTCACAACGCAACACAGGAAAGTTTGCTTTCGGTGCTGAACTCTCACTGAAATTCTAA
- a CDS encoding DUF4876 domain-containing protein has translation MTKRLHTILVACGLFALTSCVDYSDATSETSARVQILMPKEFIGTSTLAGHEVILQQGSTRLSATTDANGVATFNGIIPDVYDISCSWEITEAEYHQATGSNQSVSGCTVSGSQNSLLIKEEQTITLSTQLSINQDIIIGKIYYAGSKDNNNRNYMAGRFIEIYNQSNKEIDVAGFYIGLVEAESTQAYTLQNLHDAYADSVVLLKQIFRIPATTSHKVAAGGSVLIVNSAIDHTANNTSMEYDLSGADFEAKDYSSNPVQNNPATPALELIYTMYPSISNMNLVQSGPCGVVIFRTDEDPASLPTTYPYGKTSGNQWKLLPKRMILDAVEVLSNKNTGVDVATKRLYDDLDAGYTYINSTSGRNGEVVYRKTSKHATDGHAVLMDTNNSSNDFKVSTTIKPREYDE, from the coding sequence ATGACAAAAAGACTTCATACGATATTAGTCGCTTGCGGACTGTTTGCTCTCACTTCGTGTGTAGACTATAGCGATGCTACCAGCGAAACATCCGCACGCGTCCAAATCCTGATGCCAAAGGAATTCATTGGCACCTCTACCCTTGCAGGCCATGAGGTTATACTGCAGCAAGGCAGCACGCGTCTCTCTGCCACAACCGATGCCAATGGCGTGGCTACGTTCAATGGCATTATCCCTGATGTCTATGACATCTCGTGCTCATGGGAAATTACAGAGGCTGAGTATCATCAGGCTACAGGCAGCAATCAATCCGTGAGTGGTTGTACTGTCTCTGGCTCGCAAAACTCCCTCCTCATCAAGGAAGAGCAGACCATCACCCTCTCTACGCAGTTGAGCATCAATCAGGACATCATCATTGGCAAGATTTACTATGCTGGCTCTAAAGACAACAACAATCGCAACTACATGGCTGGCAGATTCATTGAGATTTATAATCAAAGTAACAAGGAGATTGATGTGGCAGGCTTTTACATCGGTCTGGTAGAGGCCGAGAGCACGCAGGCTTACACCTTGCAGAACCTGCATGATGCCTATGCCGACTCCGTGGTACTGCTGAAGCAGATCTTCCGCATCCCTGCCACAACCAGCCATAAGGTTGCCGCTGGCGGCAGTGTACTGATTGTAAACAGTGCCATAGACCATACCGCCAACAACACATCAATGGAATACGACCTTTCCGGTGCTGACTTCGAGGCTAAGGACTATAGCAGCAATCCCGTACAGAATAATCCTGCCACACCGGCATTGGAACTTATCTATACGATGTATCCCTCTATCTCCAACATGAATTTGGTACAGAGCGGCCCCTGTGGTGTCGTCATTTTCCGTACCGACGAGGATCCGGCTTCTTTGCCTACGACCTATCCTTACGGCAAGACCAGCGGCAACCAATGGAAACTGCTACCGAAACGTATGATTCTCGATGCAGTGGAAGTGCTTTCCAATAAAAACACCGGTGTTGACGTCGCCACCAAGCGTCTCTATGACGACTTGGATGCCGGCTACACCTATATCAATTCTACCTCTGGTCGTAATGGCGAGGTGGTCTATCGCAAGACCAGCAAGCATGCCACTGATGGTCATGCCGTCCTGATGGACACCAACAACTCCAGCAACGACTTCAAAGTATCTACCACTATCAAGCCCCGCGAATACGATGAATAA
- a CDS encoding glycoside hydrolase family 127 protein: MKTKLFFCGLMTLATMQQANAQSELYPKHFDLEEVTLLDGPMKTAMDLNIQMLLQYDVDRLLTPYVRQSGLADTQDATSPYYQWLTKHPNFKNWGGDAGFDLSGHVGGHYLSALALAYAACHDAQMQKVLKERMDYMLKVMKDCQDQYDNNKDGLYGFIGGQPINDSWKALYQGDLSKIQKNWGWVPFYCQHKILAGLRDAYLYGNSKEAKEMFRKLSDWSANLIAKVDDQAFEGFLNCEHGGMNESLLDAYQLFGDAKYLAAAKKYTHKGMLNGMQTLNPAFLDGKHANTQVPKFIGMERIGEMDGAAANYITAAENFWKDVATNRTVCIGGNSVNEHFLAAANGNRYIDQPDGPESCNTNNMMKFSEMLFDRTSDAKYVDFFEQAMWNHILSTQDPKTGGYVYFTTLRPQGYRIYSEPNKGMWCCVGTGMENHSKYGHFIYTHDGKKTLFVNLFTPSKLVSKNFVVTQETQFPFSNTTTLTIGKSGRYTLALRHPAWAAKGFAVAVNGAPIDATAQTGEASYVNIDRKWKKGDKVTITLPMELRFEECPNYSDYIAFKYGPILLGANTTNGSEQLRNVYGGEGRMDHSPGVMGSQKNLMSAPLILGTRSDVLGRIKTQDSSKLKFTIDVSRPGVDTYKWTTLTLQPFYQIHHDRYMCYWYQQTPENFAKSDMAQSEAAIEALKNRTIDFVAPGEQQSEAGHEYNYSSDSGKGSYNGESYRDAKAGGYVEFALFNKDAVTDSLSVMCRFTTDDRGRTATLTLDGTKLADITIPGRVRNSENGFYNIEFPIPAELMKDSKGKIKTSYKVRLSATGTTPNPGLYYLRLVKK; encoded by the coding sequence ATGAAAACCAAACTATTCTTTTGTGGACTGATGACGCTGGCAACCATGCAACAGGCCAACGCACAGTCAGAACTTTATCCCAAGCATTTCGACTTGGAAGAAGTAACACTTCTCGACGGACCTATGAAGACAGCCATGGATTTGAATATCCAGATGCTGTTGCAGTATGACGTCGACCGTTTGCTCACACCTTATGTCCGTCAGTCAGGACTGGCCGACACGCAGGATGCCACCAGCCCTTACTACCAGTGGCTCACCAAGCACCCCAACTTCAAGAACTGGGGTGGCGATGCCGGCTTCGACCTCAGCGGTCATGTTGGCGGTCACTATCTGTCGGCACTGGCGTTGGCCTATGCTGCCTGCCATGATGCCCAGATGCAGAAGGTGCTGAAGGAGCGTATGGACTATATGCTCAAAGTCATGAAGGACTGTCAGGACCAGTACGACAACAACAAGGATGGTCTCTATGGCTTCATCGGCGGACAGCCTATCAACGACTCTTGGAAGGCGCTCTATCAGGGCGACCTCTCTAAGATTCAGAAGAACTGGGGCTGGGTGCCTTTCTATTGTCAGCATAAGATCCTGGCTGGTCTGCGCGATGCCTATCTCTATGGCAACAGCAAAGAGGCAAAGGAGATGTTCCGCAAGCTCAGCGATTGGAGTGCCAACCTCATTGCCAAGGTCGACGATCAGGCTTTCGAGGGTTTCCTCAACTGCGAGCATGGCGGCATGAACGAGTCTCTGCTCGATGCCTATCAGCTCTTTGGCGATGCCAAGTATCTGGCTGCTGCCAAGAAATACACTCATAAAGGTATGCTCAACGGCATGCAGACACTCAACCCCGCGTTCCTGGATGGCAAGCATGCCAACACCCAGGTGCCTAAGTTCATCGGTATGGAGCGTATTGGCGAGATGGATGGCGCTGCTGCCAACTACATCACTGCAGCAGAGAATTTCTGGAAGGATGTGGCCACCAACCGCACGGTGTGCATTGGCGGTAACTCGGTGAACGAGCACTTCCTTGCCGCTGCCAACGGCAACCGCTACATCGACCAGCCCGACGGTCCCGAGTCATGTAACACCAACAACATGATGAAGTTCTCCGAGATGCTCTTCGACCGCACCAGCGATGCCAAGTATGTGGACTTCTTCGAGCAGGCTATGTGGAACCATATCCTCTCTACACAGGATCCCAAGACGGGTGGCTATGTCTATTTCACCACCCTGCGTCCACAGGGCTATCGCATCTACTCTGAGCCCAACAAGGGCATGTGGTGCTGCGTGGGCACAGGTATGGAGAACCATTCAAAATATGGTCACTTCATCTATACCCACGATGGTAAGAAGACACTCTTCGTGAACCTCTTCACCCCATCCAAGCTGGTCAGCAAGAACTTCGTCGTCACTCAGGAGACGCAGTTCCCCTTCAGCAACACCACCACCCTCACCATTGGCAAGAGTGGCCGCTATACCCTTGCCCTCCGTCATCCCGCATGGGCAGCCAAAGGCTTCGCCGTTGCAGTCAATGGTGCTCCCATCGACGCTACCGCCCAAACGGGCGAAGCCTCTTATGTCAACATCGACCGCAAGTGGAAGAAGGGCGACAAGGTCACCATCACCCTGCCCATGGAACTGCGCTTTGAGGAGTGTCCCAACTACTCTGACTATATCGCCTTCAAGTATGGACCTATCCTCTTGGGTGCCAACACCACCAATGGCAGCGAGCAACTGCGCAATGTCTATGGCGGCGAGGGCCGTATGGACCACTCACCCGGCGTTATGGGAAGTCAGAAGAACCTGATGTCGGCACCTCTTATCCTGGGCACCCGCTCTGACGTATTGGGTCGCATCAAGACACAGGATTCGTCAAAACTCAAATTCACTATTGACGTGTCACGTCCTGGCGTAGATACCTATAAGTGGACTACCCTCACCCTGCAGCCCTTCTATCAGATTCATCACGACCGCTATATGTGCTACTGGTATCAGCAGACACCAGAGAACTTCGCCAAGAGTGATATGGCTCAGAGCGAGGCAGCCATCGAGGCACTGAAGAACCGCACCATCGACTTCGTGGCTCCCGGTGAGCAGCAGAGCGAGGCCGGCCATGAGTACAACTACAGCAGCGACTCTGGCAAGGGCAGTTACAATGGCGAGAGCTATCGTGATGCCAAAGCAGGCGGTTACGTAGAGTTTGCACTGTTCAACAAGGATGCCGTCACCGACAGCCTGTCTGTCATGTGCCGCTTCACCACAGACGACCGCGGACGTACAGCCACGCTCACCCTCGATGGCACCAAACTGGCCGATATCACCATCCCCGGCAGGGTAAGAAACAGCGAGAATGGTTTCTATAACATAGAATTCCCCATCCCTGCCGAACTGATGAAGGACAGCAAAGGCAAGATAAAGACCAGCTATAAGGTGCGCCTCTCTGCAACCGGCACCACCCCCAACCCAGGTCTTTACTACCTACGACTGGTAAAGAAATAA
- a CDS encoding DUF6850 family outer membrane beta-barrel protein, which yields MNKIFSIVSLASLVSLVSIEASAQESEYRYDDAMQLWHQTDNAAGLGLDNSRDRGYAEFNLEHRSGDYSRVQEGDQHNQLKFTTERFQQISMLFVGYGKFQFDMDHAKHRAWCDVMRPYNSNPFFSGSSISGSYDTQNFDCTAAISTIPIPLSGESMDREMAFGIKLDYKVGDLSRLRDPRSRSELLDYKLTPAATFTFGYHTLGVSGYYNRRKEKIPNITTVQTDPNLMYYTMSGMENANGIVGGYSGFTREWVNHQFGAELNYGYQHDGLNSLTSVSISRGTEDAWGQYKYEPGQYTSYIYKVASHNRIKSGDLLHHLDLDMDFTQGYADEYRQQLIQERDAEKGYTSYRYETQIEYRKRYQVKTANASFHYRFSVTDGTAINSYAGLRFSMQHTSNKHLLPLSDFQYDHFNVQVEAGKAFFNKQLWIDLSGTYHFAKNVELNLADATTSYAQNVWLADMDYYHANYWQGHAEVKYNFPLTIKHTPSQWYVKAYGDYLRTNNHLDQKMVGLSIGIFN from the coding sequence ATGAATAAGATATTTTCTATAGTTTCACTTGCATCACTAGTCTCACTAGTTTCGATAGAAGCCTCTGCTCAGGAGAGCGAGTATCGCTATGATGATGCCATGCAGCTGTGGCACCAAACCGATAATGCTGCCGGTCTGGGACTTGATAATAGTCGTGACCGTGGTTATGCAGAATTCAATCTGGAGCACCGCAGCGGCGACTATAGCAGGGTGCAGGAAGGTGACCAGCACAACCAACTGAAGTTCACCACCGAACGCTTTCAGCAAATCAGCATGCTGTTCGTAGGCTATGGCAAGTTCCAGTTTGACATGGACCACGCCAAGCACCGCGCCTGGTGCGACGTGATGCGCCCCTACAACAGTAACCCGTTTTTCTCTGGCAGCAGTATCAGTGGCAGTTACGACACGCAGAACTTCGATTGCACGGCCGCTATCAGCACCATCCCCATCCCCCTGTCGGGCGAATCGATGGATCGCGAGATGGCTTTCGGTATCAAGTTAGACTATAAAGTGGGCGACCTCAGTCGTCTGCGCGACCCGCGTTCACGCTCTGAGCTGCTCGACTATAAGCTCACCCCTGCCGCCACCTTCACCTTCGGCTATCACACCCTTGGCGTCAGTGGCTATTACAACCGCCGCAAGGAGAAAATACCCAATATCACCACGGTGCAGACCGATCCCAACCTCATGTATTACACCATGAGTGGCATGGAGAATGCCAACGGAATCGTGGGAGGCTATAGCGGCTTCACACGTGAGTGGGTGAATCATCAGTTTGGTGCCGAGCTCAACTATGGTTATCAGCACGACGGTCTCAATAGCCTTACCTCCGTCAGCATCAGTCGTGGCACAGAGGATGCCTGGGGACAGTACAAATACGAACCGGGCCAGTACACCTCTTATATATATAAGGTGGCATCCCATAACCGCATCAAGAGCGGTGACCTACTCCATCACCTCGACCTCGATATGGACTTCACCCAGGGCTATGCCGATGAATACCGTCAGCAGCTCATTCAGGAGCGCGATGCCGAAAAAGGCTATACCAGCTATCGCTACGAGACGCAGATAGAATATAGGAAGCGTTATCAAGTGAAGACAGCCAATGCTTCATTCCATTATCGCTTTTCCGTAACCGATGGCACCGCCATCAATAGCTACGCCGGTCTTCGCTTCTCTATGCAGCATACCAGCAACAAGCACCTGCTGCCCCTCTCTGATTTCCAGTACGACCACTTCAACGTACAGGTTGAGGCCGGTAAGGCATTCTTCAACAAGCAACTGTGGATTGACCTCTCAGGTACCTATCATTTCGCCAAGAACGTAGAACTGAACCTGGCCGATGCCACGACGTCCTATGCGCAGAATGTATGGCTGGCAGACATGGACTACTACCACGCTAATTACTGGCAGGGTCATGCAGAGGTGAAATACAATTTCCCTCTGACCATCAAACATACACCATCGCAGTGGTATGTCAAGGCCTATGGCGACTACCTCCGCACCAACAATCATCTGGATCAGAAGATGGTTGGACTCTCAATTGGCATTTTCAACTAA
- a CDS encoding zinc-dependent metalloprotease, producing MLTATVQAKPFYAVKADTLKKDTTVTDTTKVEKEDVKSKVKKEPKETEYQKIIKKGGTVTDGLFRVRHIEDKYYFEVPDSMLGRYILCVTRFTAVPQNFGQFAGEEITHSTIYFEKRDTSQIMIRQYVLSHLADNGDNISRTLEQSTIDPIVQSFKVIGQNEEKNASLIEVTSLFNSDNNLMSFSNTDKTTLKVGGLMKDRTFIDTIKVFPTNIEVATTRTYGSSPARSEASRTGTITMAFNTSMVLLPKEPMRKRLWDDRVGYFVNNFVRFSDDQHKTEHESIISRYRLVPKNKKKYLRGELTEPEKQIVYYIDPATPKKWIPYLIQGINDWNVAFEAAGFKNAITAKVLPEDDPNVSLEDARYSVLRYLPSETENAYGPRIVDPRSGEIIEAHICWFHNVMNLLTKWYMVQCGAIDKRAQTMHFDDKLMGELIRFVSSHEVGHSLGLRHNMGASFATPVEKLRDKAWVEKNGHTASIMDYARFNYVAQPEDNISSKGLFPRINDYDKWAIKWGYQWRPEFKDEYEEKEKLMTETTNILKGNPRLWFGGEGRNEDPRAQTEDLSDNNVKASEYGIKNLKRVMQHLPQWTKEENDQYDDLVEMYKAVTDQFNRYMNHVAKNIGGRYINNMPGMEPYSPVPAARQREALQYLGRNIFEAPEWLYPANILSKSGADAGTTQQQQQTNLLTRLMTPLMLSNISTSDYAVNQYLDDLFAQVWTAPKSSSSFQQKARRQLQRSYVQNLNSLLNPSEADLKGAMSRNYNSDAMLYVLQNLQKVETYCQQQMKASEGINALHFEDLLREIKLIRERRTTVK from the coding sequence ATGCTGACAGCAACCGTTCAAGCCAAGCCGTTTTATGCTGTAAAGGCTGACACACTTAAGAAGGATACCACCGTTACCGACACGACAAAAGTCGAAAAGGAAGACGTAAAGTCTAAGGTAAAGAAAGAACCAAAAGAGACTGAGTATCAAAAGATTATCAAGAAAGGAGGCACCGTAACCGACGGTCTTTTCCGCGTACGTCATATCGAAGACAAATACTATTTCGAGGTACCCGACTCCATGTTGGGACGCTATATTCTCTGTGTCACCCGCTTCACTGCCGTGCCTCAGAACTTCGGCCAGTTTGCCGGAGAGGAAATCACCCATTCCACCATCTATTTCGAGAAACGCGACACCAGTCAGATAATGATCAGACAGTATGTCTTATCACATCTGGCCGACAATGGCGATAATATCTCTCGCACCCTGGAGCAGTCCACCATCGACCCCATCGTGCAGTCATTTAAGGTTATTGGTCAGAATGAAGAGAAAAATGCCAGCCTCATCGAGGTTACATCGCTCTTCAATAGCGACAACAACCTGATGAGTTTCTCCAACACCGACAAGACCACTTTGAAGGTCGGTGGCCTGATGAAGGACCGCACCTTCATCGATACCATCAAGGTGTTCCCAACCAATATCGAGGTAGCCACCACCCGCACCTACGGTTCTTCGCCTGCCCGTTCAGAGGCATCAAGGACAGGTACTATCACCATGGCTTTCAACACGTCAATGGTGCTTCTGCCCAAGGAGCCTATGCGCAAGCGTCTGTGGGACGACCGTGTAGGTTATTTCGTGAATAACTTCGTGCGTTTCAGTGATGACCAGCACAAGACCGAACACGAATCGATTATCTCACGCTACCGTCTGGTGCCCAAGAACAAGAAGAAATACCTGCGTGGCGAACTGACCGAGCCCGAGAAGCAGATTGTGTATTATATCGACCCAGCCACTCCCAAGAAGTGGATTCCCTATCTGATTCAGGGTATCAACGACTGGAACGTAGCATTCGAGGCTGCCGGTTTCAAGAACGCCATCACAGCCAAGGTGCTGCCCGAGGATGACCCCAACGTGAGTCTGGAGGATGCCCGTTATTCTGTACTGCGCTATCTGCCCTCAGAGACAGAGAACGCCTATGGTCCCCGCATTGTTGACCCACGCTCTGGTGAGATTATCGAGGCTCATATCTGCTGGTTCCATAACGTCATGAACCTGCTCACAAAATGGTATATGGTGCAGTGCGGTGCAATAGACAAGCGTGCACAGACCATGCATTTCGACGACAAGCTGATGGGCGAACTCATCCGTTTCGTTTCAAGTCATGAGGTAGGTCACTCACTGGGACTGCGTCACAACATGGGTGCTTCGTTTGCTACACCCGTTGAGAAGTTGCGCGACAAGGCATGGGTTGAGAAAAATGGCCATACAGCCAGCATCATGGACTATGCCCGTTTCAACTATGTGGCACAGCCCGAGGACAACATCTCTTCCAAAGGTCTGTTTCCTCGTATCAACGACTACGACAAATGGGCTATCAAGTGGGGTTATCAGTGGCGCCCTGAGTTCAAGGATGAATACGAGGAGAAGGAAAAACTCATGACCGAGACAACGAATATCCTGAAAGGTAACCCACGTCTTTGGTTTGGTGGTGAGGGACGTAATGAGGATCCGCGCGCCCAGACCGAGGACCTGAGCGACAACAATGTCAAGGCCTCTGAATATGGTATCAAGAACCTGAAGCGCGTCATGCAGCACCTGCCTCAATGGACCAAGGAGGAAAACGACCAGTATGATGATCTCGTAGAGATGTATAAGGCCGTTACCGATCAGTTCAACCGTTACATGAACCATGTAGCCAAGAATATCGGTGGCCGTTATATCAACAACATGCCAGGCATGGAGCCTTATTCCCCAGTGCCTGCAGCCCGTCAGCGCGAGGCTCTGCAGTATCTGGGCAGAAATATCTTCGAGGCTCCCGAGTGGCTCTATCCCGCAAATATTCTGTCTAAGAGCGGTGCCGATGCCGGTACCACCCAACAGCAACAGCAGACGAATCTGCTCACCCGTCTGATGACACCCCTGATGCTGAGCAATATCAGCACCAGCGACTATGCCGTCAATCAGTATCTGGACGACCTCTTTGCACAGGTATGGACAGCACCAAAGAGCAGCAGTTCTTTCCAGCAGAAGGCCCGTCGCCAGTTGCAACGTTCGTATGTGCAGAACTTGAACAGTCTGCTCAATCCTTCAGAAGCCGACCTCAAGGGAGCTATGTCACGCAACTACAACTCAGACGCCATGCTCTATGTGCTGCAGAACCTGCAGAAGGTAGAGACCTACTGTCAGCAGCAGATGAAGGCATCTGAGGGTATCAATGCCCTGCATTTCGAAGATCTGCTCCGCGAGATAAAACTTATCCGCGAGCGCCGCACCACAGTAAAATAA